The bacterium nucleotide sequence TCAATACCCACCGCAAGGCCTATGTCGAGCGCTTTGGCAAGCTGGAACTCACCCGGACCGTCTTCAAGGATGATGCCCATCTGATGAACATCATCGACCGCATTGTCTCGCGGGTGGGCCGGCGCATCGACGAATCCAGCCCGATGGTGGATGCCCGGCTTATGGACGGCTCGAGAGTCAATGCGATCATTCCGCCGCTGTCCATTGACGGGCCGGTGCTCTCCATCCGCAAGTTCGGCATCCGTAAGCTCGGCATCGCGGACCTGCTGAGCACCGGCTCGATCACAGACGGCATCGCCCTCCTCTGCCAGGCTGCAGTCAAGGCGAGATTGAACATTCTAATCTCGGGGGGGACCGGATCAGGTAAAACCACCCTGCTCAATATCATGTCCAGTTTCATCCCCGAGAACGAGCGCATCGTCACTATCGAGGATGCAGCCGAGCTGCAACTGCAGCAGGAGCATGTCGTGCGGCTCGAAACGCGGCCGGCCAATCTCGAGGGGAGGGGGCAGGTGACCCAGCGCGATCTGGTGCGTAACGCCCTGCGCATGCGCCCGGATCGCATCATCGTCGGCGAGGTGCGCGGCGGCGAGGCCCTCGACATGCTGCAGGCCATGAACACCGGCCATGACGGCTCTCTGGCTACCCTGCATGCCAACTCCCCCCGCGATGCCCTGCGCCGCCTCGAAACCATGATCCTTATGGCCGGCATGAATCTGACCGACAAGGCGATGCGCGAACAGATCGCCTCGGCGATCAACATCATTATCCAGTCCGCCCGCCTCTCCGACGGATCGCGCAAGGTGATCAAGATCTCAGAGATTACCGGCATGGAAGGGGAGACGGTGACGCTGCAGGATATCTTCCAGTACGAAAAGCTGGGCGTGCGTGAAGATGGTCGTGTGATCGGCGGCTTCCGCACCACCGGCATCCGGCCTAGGTTTGCCGAGCAGCTCGAGGCCTCCG carries:
- a CDS encoding CpaF family protein codes for the protein MGLIDRLKQQEVAPPPAEPAALLTRRVQPGSGTPFAVVPPDNPRHDLKEKIHRRLIDKLDLAKLDTIPKEALRSQVREVVETMLAEENGLASEMNNDRLVEEILDETFGLGPLEPLLADPTISDILINTHRKAYVERFGKLELTRTVFKDDAHLMNIIDRIVSRVGRRIDESSPMVDARLMDGSRVNAIIPPLSIDGPVLSIRKFGIRKLGIADLLSTGSITDGIALLCQAAVKARLNILISGGTGSGKTTLLNIMSSFIPENERIVTIEDAAELQLQQEHVVRLETRPANLEGRGQVTQRDLVRNALRMRPDRIIVGEVRGGEALDMLQAMNTGHDGSLATLHANSPRDALRRLETMILMAGMNLTDKAMREQIASAINIIIQSARLSDGSRKVIKISEITGMEGETVTLQDIFQYEKLGVREDGRVIGGFRTTGIRPRFAEQLEASGIQLPVDIFEPKMEPSLQES